A single genomic interval of Dromiciops gliroides isolate mDroGli1 chromosome 1, mDroGli1.pri, whole genome shotgun sequence harbors:
- the LOC122735974 gene encoding uncharacterized protein LOC122735974 isoform X2 yields the protein MEWPIPQMIWVGFLLSFLGSWAQAFLIHNPGLDACLQVDPQGGEQISLVTCHPDAGPQQWGWDPVSRALFSLHVPGCLAIGEAREFAVAQLSHCGNHLHQTWGCSRKGHLSLQGLGLHLHGQLNAQEIFVLRRKDKFSRWKAVPGMANVCSETLGPGGREKSPEKEPIMHRAETTAFLERNEEELSSWDSVQTANVTPSSYLSHTASPTGVEGPQMAERGANWKTVMMVLGPLTVVLGVTILILNICYNRKRKKKTLSALENCSQNGPKATLLPKGELSLGQGGPGTPNLPISLCPSLQHGEILIEWKDGSITPLFDSPGHLND from the exons GTTCCTGGGCCCAGGCCTTTCTGATCCATAACCCTGGGCTGGATGCATGTCTGCAGGTGGACCCCCAAGGTGGGGAGCAGATCTCACTGGTCACTTGCCACCCTGATGCTGGCCCCCAGCAATGGGGCTGGGACCCAGTCAGCCGAGCCCTTTTCAGCCTGCATGTCCCTGGGTGTCTTGCCATAGGTGAGGCCCGGGAGTTTGCTGTGGCCCAACTGAGCCACTGTGGGAACCACCTCCACCAGACCTGGGGTTGCTCCCGTAAGGGCCATTTGAGCCTGCAGGGCCTCGGTCTCCACCTCCATGGACAGCTGAATGCCCAGGAAATCTTTGTTCTTCGTCGGAAGGACAAGTTCAGCCGTTGGAAGGCAGTGCCTGGAATGGCCAATGTCTGCTCTGAGACCCTTGGGCCAGGGGGTAGGGAAAAGAGTCCTGAGAAGGAGCCGATCATGCACAGAG CTGAAACCACTGCTTTTCTGGAGCGTAATGAGGAGGAGTTGTCTTCATGGGACTCTGTACAAACAGCAAATGTCACTCCCTCTAGCTACCTCAGCCACACAGCTTCCCCAACAGGGGTGGAGGGACCCCAGATGGCAGAAAGAG GGGCAAACTGGAAGACGGTGATGATGGTTCTGGGCCCACTGACCGTTGTTCTGGGAGTCACCATCCTCATCCTCAATATCTGTTATAACAG gaaaaggaaaaagaagacacTGTCAGCCCTAGAGAACTGCTCCCAGAATGGTCCAAAGGCCACATTACTCCCTAAGGGGGAGCTATCCCTAGGCCAGGGAGGCCCAGGAACTCCCAATTTACCCATCTCCCTTTGCCCATCTCTACAGCATGGGGAAATACTCATCGAATGGAAGGATGGCAGCATCACCCCCCTCTTTGACAGTCCTGGCCATCTGAATGATTAG
- the LOC122735974 gene encoding uncharacterized protein LOC122735974 isoform X1 yields the protein MEWPIPQMIWVGFLLSFLGSWAQAFLIHNPGLDACLQVDPQGGEQISLVTCHPDAGPQQWGWDPVSRALFSLHVPGCLAIGEAREFAVAQLSHCGNHLHQTWGCSRKGHLSLQGLGLHLHGQLNAQEIFVLRRKDKFSRWKAVPGMANVCSETLGPGGREKSPEKEPIMHRGESYAETTAFLERNEEELSSWDSVQTANVTPSSYLSHTASPTGVEGPQMAERGANWKTVMMVLGPLTVVLGVTILILNICYNRKRKKKTLSALENCSQNGPKATLLPKGELSLGQGGPGTPNLPISLCPSLQHGEILIEWKDGSITPLFDSPGHLND from the exons GTTCCTGGGCCCAGGCCTTTCTGATCCATAACCCTGGGCTGGATGCATGTCTGCAGGTGGACCCCCAAGGTGGGGAGCAGATCTCACTGGTCACTTGCCACCCTGATGCTGGCCCCCAGCAATGGGGCTGGGACCCAGTCAGCCGAGCCCTTTTCAGCCTGCATGTCCCTGGGTGTCTTGCCATAGGTGAGGCCCGGGAGTTTGCTGTGGCCCAACTGAGCCACTGTGGGAACCACCTCCACCAGACCTGGGGTTGCTCCCGTAAGGGCCATTTGAGCCTGCAGGGCCTCGGTCTCCACCTCCATGGACAGCTGAATGCCCAGGAAATCTTTGTTCTTCGTCGGAAGGACAAGTTCAGCCGTTGGAAGGCAGTGCCTGGAATGGCCAATGTCTGCTCTGAGACCCTTGGGCCAGGGGGTAGGGAAAAGAGTCCTGAGAAGGAGCCGATCATGCACAGAGGTGAGAGCTATG CTGAAACCACTGCTTTTCTGGAGCGTAATGAGGAGGAGTTGTCTTCATGGGACTCTGTACAAACAGCAAATGTCACTCCCTCTAGCTACCTCAGCCACACAGCTTCCCCAACAGGGGTGGAGGGACCCCAGATGGCAGAAAGAG GGGCAAACTGGAAGACGGTGATGATGGTTCTGGGCCCACTGACCGTTGTTCTGGGAGTCACCATCCTCATCCTCAATATCTGTTATAACAG gaaaaggaaaaagaagacacTGTCAGCCCTAGAGAACTGCTCCCAGAATGGTCCAAAGGCCACATTACTCCCTAAGGGGGAGCTATCCCTAGGCCAGGGAGGCCCAGGAACTCCCAATTTACCCATCTCCCTTTGCCCATCTCTACAGCATGGGGAAATACTCATCGAATGGAAGGATGGCAGCATCACCCCCCTCTTTGACAGTCCTGGCCATCTGAATGATTAG
- the NUDT2 gene encoding bis(5'-nucleosyl)-tetraphosphatase [asymmetrical] isoform X1 has translation MLAVPWRLIMSLRACGFIIFRRPCVPKVDNSAIEFLLLQTSYGTNHWTPPKGHVDPGESDLETAFRETKEEAGLDANQLKIIEGFKSELNYVANSKPKTVIYWLAEVKDYNVAIRLCEEHQAYRWLNLEEACKLAQFKDMAATLREGHEFLCSKTP, from the exons GTTGATCATGTCTCTCAGAGCATGTGGCTTTATCATTTTCCGAAGACCTTGTGTTCCCAAGGTGGACAACAGCGCTATTGAGTTTCTCCTGTTACAGACATCATATGGAACAAATCACTGGACTCCTCCTAAAG GTCATGTGGACCCAGGAGAGAGTGACTTAGAGACGGCTTTTAGGGAGACCAAGGAGGAAGCCGGCCTGGATGCCAACCAGCTGAAGATCATCGAGGGATTCAAGAGTGAGCTGAACTATGTCGCCAACAGCAAGCCGAAAACGGTTATCTACTGGCTGGCTGAGGTGAAGGACTACAACGTGGCCATTCGGCTGTGCGAGGAACACCAGGCGTACCGCTGGCTGAACCTAGAGGAGGCCTGCAAGCTGGCCCAGTTTAAGGATATGGCAGCCACCCTCAGAGAAGGGCACGAATTCCTCTGCTCCAAAACACCTTGA